Within Natronobacterium texcoconense, the genomic segment TCGTGCGTCGGGGCCAGCAGTCGCAGACGAGGACGACTGGACCGACGATCACCTGGCCGCGTGGTCGGTCGACCGGATCGACGAGTCGACGTCGTCGACGCCGTCCGTGCCGACGCTCCCGCCGTCACTGGCGACGCCGTTCCGTACGCGGTAAGGAGTTGCTGTCCTCGAGGGAAATCGAAGAAAATTACGGGACGCTTACATCAGGAAGTCGCCAGTAACGGACTCGTGAGCGTCCTGGACGTACCAGTACATCCGGCGAGCGGTCCGTGTAACGATCCCTGCCGCGACGATTCCGTAGACGCCGATCGCGAGGAACAGCGAGATTCGGGCCGTACTCAACGCGGTAGCGCGATCCTCGTGTTCGGCGGCCACCGTTTCGGCACGGTTCGATTCACCCGCGTTCTCGAACGCCGCGACTGCATCGTCGTACGAGTCGTGTAGCTCCGCCGTTCTATCGGTAACCGTATCGTACTCCGCCGGATTCAACAGCAGCGGCTGGCCCAGCACCGTCACGAACTGCTCGGACTCCATCGACTCCCAGACGTCGTCGGCCTCCTGCGCGGCACCTGCACCCTCGGCGACCGTCTCGGAGTACTCCTCGAACGCTGCGTCGGCCTCGCTCTCGAGTTCCGCAGCGCGCTGTTCGTCGCCCTGGAGGACAGCAACCCGCGCCAGTTCACGCTGGATCGTCGCCTCCTCGATCAGCGATAGCTCGCCGTCCTCGAGGCGCTGCTCGTAGTGGGCTTCCTGTTCGTCGATCAGCGTCTCGAGATCCTCCTCTGCGGCTCCGAGAACGTCCCTGCTTTCGCTGCGAAGCTGGTTACCCTCGAGCTGGTCTGCGTACATCCCCATCGTGTTGTACGCGGCGGAGGCCTGGACGATACTTGCCTGAGCCTCGTCGTGTTCGCCCTCTTCGAGCAGGTCGGTCGCGTCGTCGGTCGCCTCGAGGTACAGCACCGACGCGCTCCCGAAGGCGAGCACGGTCGAGACGTCGTCGCCGTCCGCATCGCCCGCGCGCATCTCGTCGTCCATCGTCTCGACGATCGAGAGGGTGCCGTCGGGAACGGTGCCGGAGTGACCGGCGAGGTCGTTCTGGATCGGATCGAGATCGAGTGGGACCGGCGACGCGACGACTCGTAGTCGTTCTCTTTCGTCGTCGTTGCCCTCGATTCTGTACGTCCACTCGTAGGTCTCTCCCAGTTCCGCCTCGGTGTCGAACTCGAGCGCGAACGAGACGGTGTCGGACCCGCCAGCCTGCAGGTCCGAGGGTCCGCTCCGGACGGTGAGCCAGTCGTCGGGGCCGTCCACGAGGGTCATCTCGACGCCGTCGACGTCGTTGTAGCCGAGTTCCTCCTCGAGGGTGGTCGACGCCTCCTCGTACTCCCCGGTCGGAACGTCGCCGAACGAGATGCCGTTTACGACGAGTTCGGTGCCGTGGACGATCTCTATGTCCTCGTCGTAGCTGGTGCCGTCGACGTCGGGCGAACTCGCCGACGCGGAGAAGTCGTACTCGCCCTCCGAGAGTTCGGTATCCGCGGTCACTTCGACGTCGACTACTTCCGTGGACTGCCCCTCGATCTCGTCGGGAACGTCGTCGTCATCGAC encodes:
- a CDS encoding COG1470 family protein codes for the protein MSRRGLVVLAVLLAFGLAIVPAAQATEVTSGPSDVDVVAGGDTETSLTVENTGDSEETVSIDITSTPDGVSVSPHQGSVTVAPGEEESVGLTVSAGTDAKTGSVDGAAGGDGFGFHVEVQPAAGFEEEPLDLGDVLVGDSESGEASIEQIGSEGSIGNVDVSVVSSDSDGTLEMSSSGSSASWEVTADDDASQHETLSWTVELETEDGVTRQTTAEARVIYPGYFGELAFGDPMVFDEPKDQGEITKTIELAVPNDGDQPLEVSSVSASSSSWDIDVDVDDDDVPDEIEGQSTEVVDVEVTADTELSEGEYDFSASASSPDVDGTSYDEDIEIVHGTELVVNGISFGDVPTGEYEEASTTLEEELGYNDVDGVEMTLVDGPDDWLTVRSGPSDLQAGGSDTVSFALEFDTEAELGETYEWTYRIEGNDDERERLRVVASPVPLDLDPIQNDLAGHSGTVPDGTLSIVETMDDEMRAGDADGDDVSTVLAFGSASVLYLEATDDATDLLEEGEHDEAQASIVQASAAYNTMGMYADQLEGNQLRSESRDVLGAAEEDLETLIDEQEAHYEQRLEDGELSLIEEATIQRELARVAVLQGDEQRAAELESEADAAFEEYSETVAEGAGAAQEADDVWESMESEQFVTVLGQPLLLNPAEYDTVTDRTAELHDSYDDAVAAFENAGESNRAETVAAEHEDRATALSTARISLFLAIGVYGIVAAGIVTRTARRMYWYVQDAHESVTGDFLM